A DNA window from Syngnathus typhle isolate RoL2023-S1 ecotype Sweden linkage group LG2, RoL_Styp_1.0, whole genome shotgun sequence contains the following coding sequences:
- the ccdc30 gene encoding coiled-coil domain-containing protein 30 isoform X5, with protein sequence MLAQEDLGEMGLSSPSEQVAYLLVERATLLERLEAAERRLERQSLSGNVRDVQIQQGPSQTPWKKLFGLRKSAQNKNNITPAHNEELSREHNERRRLERDLEEASSRLEMAHQEIRRLNNELDVAKSNSLDPCGSELQETLQELDILKREVDKLKQCDMMKLQQAKDERDRLDVDNQSLREMVSSLESEKKKLLVQLETRHINKDASLKEDGRQNGRCSELHMSGISTKDSDPTHKRCHAAIEDKQVQVRELERQLQRLRKEQEELEERNEELEALLGEAQNASKEERLRHDGDLEGLRRRIKNLEGELKKRETQEKLLKNGEEVKSTESFLQLHLRDSGPERVALLEARLTEEKDWRKQLELDLSAAQAALKKDKEALQIGERELKKLRLEVNSLTTECQQGKTLIKGLNQVKGEKAVLEEKLAQMERAHRRLQSELERHKDANHTQKNLRDNRIQVDQLQEQAEQLTNQLISLQKEHSTLRNEMASEQRQVVELQAKLSNSIQKKLEVEEERVKLQLEIQHLKEQLQQHQGQLCLDNETLCGNLKSLQSESAFGPVEKTNEKHLDQSLGIVLSQKAEEAKHLKQDLQRVQSLFTSAERELRYEKEKNLDLKRHNTLLDNEKLKISAELNQAQTKLAQVEQSLHTQMAASERQQQRIRELEVELARNSANRSVAKSLQEELQAERAKVITADKKVVELQQQLKTTQHRLHMEEARSSESSRLEQDSKDLSDTLASLRAQQQEDHIKRKLLEQREEELQHQVHSLRLKEASLTRTNAELSHRAQQMEAELNKAREEIKDYQASCRRLKDDLAASQLDCDRMQGELKQVFLQLSTYVRKYDEKQSRHKSKLHQAKQVFLQATAQRDNTIQKLENDLALATSLLNKEKENIHSVMEENEKLLEERRRLLLKISEAEELGSNGMRAASTVQHRVIVLEAENGRLQDQTLRLSSQVSSLERALRNAQSFNSNENSKKIFCDSIMQTSNLSLTSSTYDPWELLDAISRTKCQHMSEGTRTSVSTQQPSEQGYLNLVSPLLPPDAILGSPNSSDDT encoded by the exons ATGTTGGCACAGGAAGACCTTGGGGAGATGGGCTTGAGCAGCCCCAGTGAGCAGGTAGCTTACCTACTGGTGGAGAGGGCAACACTCCTGGAGAGGCTTGAGGCTGCTGAGAGAAGACTGGAGAGGCAGAGCTTGTCTGGCAATGTAAGGGATGTCCAGATACAG CAGGGTCCATCCCAGACTCCTTGGAAGAAGCTGTTTGGGCTGCGCAAGTCTGCtcagaacaaaaacaatattaccCCT GCACACAATGAGGAGCTGTCTCGTGAGCATAATGAACGCCGGCGGCTGGAGCGTGACTTGGAAGAGGCGTCAAGCAGGCTAGAGATGGCTCATCAGGAAATCCGAAGGCTCAACAATGAGCTGGACGTGGCCAAAAGCAACAGCCTAGACCCCTGTG GGTCTGAGCTTCAGGAAACACTCCAAGAACTAGACATTCTGAAGAGAGAAGTGGACAAACTAAAGCAGTGCG ATATGATGAAACTTCAGCAGGCCAAAGACGAAAGAGACAGACTAGACGTTGACAACCAAAGTCTCAGGGAGATGGTGTCCTCTTTAGAgtctgaaaagaaaaagcttCTCGTGCAG TTGGAAACAAGGCACATCAACAAAGATGCTTCCTTAAAAGAGGATGGGAGGCAAAACGGCAGGTGCAGTGAGCTGCACATGTCTGGCATTTCAACCAAAGATTCTGATCCAACTCACAAACG CTGTCATGCAGCGATCGAGGACAAACAAGTACAGGTGAGAGAGCTGGAGCGTCAACTCCAAAGGCTACGCAAGGagcaggaggagctggaggagaggAATGAGGAGCTGGAGGCTCTACTCGGCGAGGCCCAGAATGCCAGCAAGGAGGAGAGGCTTCGCCATGACGGAGATCTGGAGGGACTACGTCGACGG ATCAAAAACCTTGAGGGAGAGCTGAAGAAGCGGGAAACTCAAGAAAAGCTCTTAAAGAATGGCGAAGAGGTCAAAAGCACAGAGTCCTTCTTGCAGCTG CACCTACGGGACAGTGGCCCAGAGAGAGTGGCTTTACTGGAAGCTCGACTGACTGAGGAGAAGGACTGGAGGAAACAACTCGAGCTGGACCTCAGTGCTGCTCAGGCTgccttaaaaaaagacaaagag GCTTTGCAGATTGGTGAGAGAGAGCTGAAGAAGCTAAGACTTGAAGTTAACAGTCTCACGACTGAGTGCCAACAAGGGAAAACCCTCATCAAGGGGCTCAACCAAGTCAAGGGGGAAAAGGCAGTTCTGGAGGAGAAG TTAGCCCAGATGGAGCGAGCTCACCGTCGACTTCAGAGTGAGTTGGAGCGTCACAAAGATGCTAATCACACCCAAAAGAACCTCCGGGATAACAGAATACAGGTGGACCAGCTGCAGGAGCAGGCTGAACAGCTGACCAACCAACTAATCAGCCTTCAGAAAGAACACAGCACACTCAG GAATGAAATGGCCTCTGAGCAGCGGCAGGTGGTAGAGCTTCAGGCCAAACTGAGCAACAGCATCCAGAAGAAGCTGGAGGTTGAAGAGGAAAGAGTGAAACTGCAGCTTGAGATACAGCACCTCAAagagcagctccagcagcatcaGGGACAACTCTGTTTGGATAATGAAACACTTTGCGGCAACCTGAAGTCACTTCAATCAGAGTCAGCTTTCGGTCCAGTGGAGAAGACCAACGAGAAACACTTGGATCAG TCCCTGGGCATAGTCCTGAGTCAGAAGGCAGAAGAGGCTAAACATTTGAAGCAGGACCTGCAAAGGGTACAAAGTCTGTTCACCTCTGCAGAACGAGAACTGCGCTACGAAAAGGAGAAGAACTTGGACTTGAAGAGGCACAACACCCTGCTGGACAATGAAAAACTCAAG ATTTCTGCAGAGCTGAACCAGGCACAGACAAAGCTGGCCCAGGTGGAGCAGAGTCTTCACACTCAGATGGCTGCATCAGAACGTCAGCAACAAAGAATCAGAGAGTTGGAGGTGGAGCTGGCACGCAATTCAGCTAATCGCAGCGTCGCCAAAAGTCTGCAAGAAGAACTGCAGGCTGAGAGAGCAAAGGTCATTACTGCTGACAAAAAG GTGGTGGAGCTGCAGCAACAGCTCAAGACTACACAACACCGGCTGCACATGGAGGAAGCTCGATCCAGCGAGAGCAGCCGCCTGGAACAGGACAGCAAAGATCTGTCTGACACTTTGGCCTCCTTGAGAGCCCAGCAGCAGGAGGACCACATCAAAAG GAAGCTCTTAGAGCAGCGTGAGGAGGAGCTCCAGCACCAGGTACATTCCCTGAGGTTGAAGGAGGCCTCGCTCACCAGAACCAATGCCGAGCTCAGCCACCGAGCACAACAGATGGAGGCAGAACTTAATAAAGCCCGAGAGGAG ATAAAAGATTATCAAGCCTCTTGTCGCAGACTGAAGGATGATCTAGCGGCCAGTCAGCTAGATTGTGACAGAATGCAGGGAGAGCTCAAGCAAGTTTTCCTGCAATTGAGTACATACGTCAG GAAGTACGATGAAAAACAGAGTAGACACAAGAGCAAACTACATCAAGCCAAGCAGGTCTTTCTCCAAGCCACTGCACAGCGGGACAACACCATCCAGAAACTTGAGAATGACTTAGCCCTGGCCACCAGTCTCTTGAACAAG GAAAAGGAGAACATCCATAGTGTAATGGAGGAAAATGAGAAGCTTCTGGAAGAGAGGAGGAGGCTCTTGCTGAAGATAAGTGAGGCGGAGGAACTGGGCAGCAATGGCATGAGGGCAGCATCCACTGTCCAACATAG GGTGATTGTCTTAGAGGCAGAAAACGGGCGACTGCAGGATCAAACTCTAAGGCTATCCAGTCAGGTCAGTTCCTTGGAGCGTGCCTTGAGGAATGCCCAGTCCTTCAACAGCAATGAG AATTCCAAGAAGATTTTTTGTGACAGCATCATGCAAACTTCAAATTTAAG CCTCACGTCCAGTACCTATGACCCTTGGGAGTTATTGGACGCAATCTCCCGCACCAAATGTCAGCATATGTCGGAAGGCACGCGAACATCTGTCTCCACGCAGCAGCCATCAGAACAAGGCTACCTGAACCTCGTCTCCCCATTGCTCCCTCCTGATGCTATCCTGGGAAGTCCAAATAGCAGTGATGACACATGA
- the ccdc30 gene encoding coiled-coil domain-containing protein 30 isoform X1 yields the protein MDHEEVHTELDQISARLQQDGLLPEASPEERQCHLWRRLLDTEAELHQSSQELCTLRSQQANEMKEVDSYVEHIRGLLQQRECITADYERDNEQLQKELHRIRQQQEIQSKELAEMLAQEDLGEMGLSSPSEQVAYLLVERATLLERLEAAERRLERQSLSGNVRDVQIQQGPSQTPWKKLFGLRKSAQNKNNITPAHNEELSREHNERRRLERDLEEASSRLEMAHQEIRRLNNELDVAKSNSLDPCGSELQETLQELDILKREVDKLKQCDMMKLQQAKDERDRLDVDNQSLREMVSSLESEKKKLLVQLETRHINKDASLKEDGRQNGRCSELHMSGISTKDSDPTHKRCHAAIEDKQVQVRELERQLQRLRKEQEELEERNEELEALLGEAQNASKEERLRHDGDLEGLRRRIKNLEGELKKRETQEKLLKNGEEVKSTESFLQLHLRDSGPERVALLEARLTEEKDWRKQLELDLSAAQAALKKDKEALQIGERELKKLRLEVNSLTTECQQGKTLIKGLNQVKGEKAVLEEKLAQMERAHRRLQSELERHKDANHTQKNLRDNRIQVDQLQEQAEQLTNQLISLQKEHSTLRNEMASEQRQVVELQAKLSNSIQKKLEVEEERVKLQLEIQHLKEQLQQHQGQLCLDNETLCGNLKSLQSESAFGPVEKTNEKHLDQSLGIVLSQKAEEAKHLKQDLQRVQSLFTSAERELRYEKEKNLDLKRHNTLLDNEKLKISAELNQAQTKLAQVEQSLHTQMAASERQQQRIRELEVELARNSANRSVAKSLQEELQAERAKVITADKKVVELQQQLKTTQHRLHMEEARSSESSRLEQDSKDLSDTLASLRAQQQEDHIKRKLLEQREEELQHQVHSLRLKEASLTRTNAELSHRAQQMEAELNKAREEIKDYQASCRRLKDDLAASQLDCDRMQGELKQVFLQLSTYVRKYDEKQSRHKSKLHQAKQVFLQATAQRDNTIQKLENDLALATSLLNKEKENIHSVMEENEKLLEERRRLLLKISEAEELGSNGMRAASTVQHRVIVLEAENGRLQDQTLRLSSQVSSLERALRNAQSFNSNENSKKIFCDSIMQTSNLSLTSSTYDPWELLDAISRTKCQHMSEGTRTSVSTQQPSEQGYLNLVSPLLPPDAILGSPNSSDDT from the exons ATGGACCACGAAGAG GTGCATACAGAGCTGGACCAGATATCCGCACGGCTCCAGCAGGATGGGTTGCTTCCGGAGGCTAGTCCCGAAGAGCGCCAGTGCCACCTTTGGCGGCGGCTCCTGGACACTGAAGCGGAGCTGCATCAGTCTTCGCAGGAGCTGTGTACTTTGCGCTCCCAGCAGGCCAACGAGATGAAGGAG GTTGACAGCTATGTAGAGCATATCCGTGGCCTGCTGCAACAGCGTGAGTGCATAACTGCTGACTATGAAAGAGACAATGAACAACTGCAAAAAGAGCTCCACCGCATCAGACAACAACAAG AGATTCAGAGCAAGGAGCTGGCAGAGATGTTGGCACAGGAAGACCTTGGGGAGATGGGCTTGAGCAGCCCCAGTGAGCAGGTAGCTTACCTACTGGTGGAGAGGGCAACACTCCTGGAGAGGCTTGAGGCTGCTGAGAGAAGACTGGAGAGGCAGAGCTTGTCTGGCAATGTAAGGGATGTCCAGATACAG CAGGGTCCATCCCAGACTCCTTGGAAGAAGCTGTTTGGGCTGCGCAAGTCTGCtcagaacaaaaacaatattaccCCT GCACACAATGAGGAGCTGTCTCGTGAGCATAATGAACGCCGGCGGCTGGAGCGTGACTTGGAAGAGGCGTCAAGCAGGCTAGAGATGGCTCATCAGGAAATCCGAAGGCTCAACAATGAGCTGGACGTGGCCAAAAGCAACAGCCTAGACCCCTGTG GGTCTGAGCTTCAGGAAACACTCCAAGAACTAGACATTCTGAAGAGAGAAGTGGACAAACTAAAGCAGTGCG ATATGATGAAACTTCAGCAGGCCAAAGACGAAAGAGACAGACTAGACGTTGACAACCAAAGTCTCAGGGAGATGGTGTCCTCTTTAGAgtctgaaaagaaaaagcttCTCGTGCAG TTGGAAACAAGGCACATCAACAAAGATGCTTCCTTAAAAGAGGATGGGAGGCAAAACGGCAGGTGCAGTGAGCTGCACATGTCTGGCATTTCAACCAAAGATTCTGATCCAACTCACAAACG CTGTCATGCAGCGATCGAGGACAAACAAGTACAGGTGAGAGAGCTGGAGCGTCAACTCCAAAGGCTACGCAAGGagcaggaggagctggaggagaggAATGAGGAGCTGGAGGCTCTACTCGGCGAGGCCCAGAATGCCAGCAAGGAGGAGAGGCTTCGCCATGACGGAGATCTGGAGGGACTACGTCGACGG ATCAAAAACCTTGAGGGAGAGCTGAAGAAGCGGGAAACTCAAGAAAAGCTCTTAAAGAATGGCGAAGAGGTCAAAAGCACAGAGTCCTTCTTGCAGCTG CACCTACGGGACAGTGGCCCAGAGAGAGTGGCTTTACTGGAAGCTCGACTGACTGAGGAGAAGGACTGGAGGAAACAACTCGAGCTGGACCTCAGTGCTGCTCAGGCTgccttaaaaaaagacaaagag GCTTTGCAGATTGGTGAGAGAGAGCTGAAGAAGCTAAGACTTGAAGTTAACAGTCTCACGACTGAGTGCCAACAAGGGAAAACCCTCATCAAGGGGCTCAACCAAGTCAAGGGGGAAAAGGCAGTTCTGGAGGAGAAG TTAGCCCAGATGGAGCGAGCTCACCGTCGACTTCAGAGTGAGTTGGAGCGTCACAAAGATGCTAATCACACCCAAAAGAACCTCCGGGATAACAGAATACAGGTGGACCAGCTGCAGGAGCAGGCTGAACAGCTGACCAACCAACTAATCAGCCTTCAGAAAGAACACAGCACACTCAG GAATGAAATGGCCTCTGAGCAGCGGCAGGTGGTAGAGCTTCAGGCCAAACTGAGCAACAGCATCCAGAAGAAGCTGGAGGTTGAAGAGGAAAGAGTGAAACTGCAGCTTGAGATACAGCACCTCAAagagcagctccagcagcatcaGGGACAACTCTGTTTGGATAATGAAACACTTTGCGGCAACCTGAAGTCACTTCAATCAGAGTCAGCTTTCGGTCCAGTGGAGAAGACCAACGAGAAACACTTGGATCAG TCCCTGGGCATAGTCCTGAGTCAGAAGGCAGAAGAGGCTAAACATTTGAAGCAGGACCTGCAAAGGGTACAAAGTCTGTTCACCTCTGCAGAACGAGAACTGCGCTACGAAAAGGAGAAGAACTTGGACTTGAAGAGGCACAACACCCTGCTGGACAATGAAAAACTCAAG ATTTCTGCAGAGCTGAACCAGGCACAGACAAAGCTGGCCCAGGTGGAGCAGAGTCTTCACACTCAGATGGCTGCATCAGAACGTCAGCAACAAAGAATCAGAGAGTTGGAGGTGGAGCTGGCACGCAATTCAGCTAATCGCAGCGTCGCCAAAAGTCTGCAAGAAGAACTGCAGGCTGAGAGAGCAAAGGTCATTACTGCTGACAAAAAG GTGGTGGAGCTGCAGCAACAGCTCAAGACTACACAACACCGGCTGCACATGGAGGAAGCTCGATCCAGCGAGAGCAGCCGCCTGGAACAGGACAGCAAAGATCTGTCTGACACTTTGGCCTCCTTGAGAGCCCAGCAGCAGGAGGACCACATCAAAAG GAAGCTCTTAGAGCAGCGTGAGGAGGAGCTCCAGCACCAGGTACATTCCCTGAGGTTGAAGGAGGCCTCGCTCACCAGAACCAATGCCGAGCTCAGCCACCGAGCACAACAGATGGAGGCAGAACTTAATAAAGCCCGAGAGGAG ATAAAAGATTATCAAGCCTCTTGTCGCAGACTGAAGGATGATCTAGCGGCCAGTCAGCTAGATTGTGACAGAATGCAGGGAGAGCTCAAGCAAGTTTTCCTGCAATTGAGTACATACGTCAG GAAGTACGATGAAAAACAGAGTAGACACAAGAGCAAACTACATCAAGCCAAGCAGGTCTTTCTCCAAGCCACTGCACAGCGGGACAACACCATCCAGAAACTTGAGAATGACTTAGCCCTGGCCACCAGTCTCTTGAACAAG GAAAAGGAGAACATCCATAGTGTAATGGAGGAAAATGAGAAGCTTCTGGAAGAGAGGAGGAGGCTCTTGCTGAAGATAAGTGAGGCGGAGGAACTGGGCAGCAATGGCATGAGGGCAGCATCCACTGTCCAACATAG GGTGATTGTCTTAGAGGCAGAAAACGGGCGACTGCAGGATCAAACTCTAAGGCTATCCAGTCAGGTCAGTTCCTTGGAGCGTGCCTTGAGGAATGCCCAGTCCTTCAACAGCAATGAG AATTCCAAGAAGATTTTTTGTGACAGCATCATGCAAACTTCAAATTTAAG CCTCACGTCCAGTACCTATGACCCTTGGGAGTTATTGGACGCAATCTCCCGCACCAAATGTCAGCATATGTCGGAAGGCACGCGAACATCTGTCTCCACGCAGCAGCCATCAGAACAAGGCTACCTGAACCTCGTCTCCCCATTGCTCCCTCCTGATGCTATCCTGGGAAGTCCAAATAGCAGTGATGACACATGA